The following coding sequences lie in one Apium graveolens cultivar Ventura chromosome 1, ASM990537v1, whole genome shotgun sequence genomic window:
- the LOC141713901 gene encoding uncharacterized protein LOC141713901 produces MGIMAAEVSSESSSLVTSPRISFSYDLKETDNSLPAECCHRRSDALLLDFSTDFDFCISVNNFHQDNLSADELFSDGKILPTQIKKVNSISKDLDTLPSQPCTTSRVGSKLRNVNDDTNKKRLKEFLFESIEEDKPASKSFWHFKRSISLNCDNNRSKGLIRSFQILSRSNSTGSAPNPKKSMPSKVASKQQLQKQHSLGSRNRSLPSYGEYHQIYNSSGRPPLLKKSKSYGSGVRINPVLNITPAYISKGTSNLFGFGSFFCNGKSKKKQR; encoded by the coding sequence ATGGGAATTATGGCAGCTGAGGTAAGCTCAGAGAGTTCAAGCTTGGTGACAAGCCCCAGAATCTCGTTCTCGTATGATCTAAAGGAAACGGATAATTCTCTTCCTGCTGAATGTTGCCACCGCAGATCAGATGCATTACTGTTAGACTTCAGCACTGATTTTGATTTCTGCATTAGTGTTAATAACTTCCATCAAGATAATTTATCAGCTGATGAGCTTTTTTCAGATGGAAAAATCCTTCCTACTCAAATCAAGAAAGTAAACAGCATCAGCAAAGATTTAGATACTCTTCCATCACAGCCTTGTACAACTAGCCGTGTGGGATCAAAATTGCGTAATGTGAATGATGACACAAACAAGAAAAGGCTAAAGGAATTTTTATTCGAAAGTATTGAAGAAGACAAGCCTGCATCCAAATCATTTTGGCACTTCAAAAGAAGCATTAGCCTTAATTGTGACAATAACCGGAGTAAAGGATTAATTCGTTCTTTCCAGATTCTTTCTCGGAGCAACTCAACTGGTTCTGCTCCGAATCCCAAAAAGTCCATGCCATCAAAAGTTGCTTCAAAACAGCAGTTACAAAAACAGCATTCCCTTGGTAGTAGAAATCGGTCCCTTCCTTCTTACGGCGAATATCATCAGATTTATAATTCCTCAGGTAGGCCTCCATTGTTAAAGAAATCCAAATCTTATGGCAGTGGAGTTAGAATCAATCCTGTTTTAAATATTACACCAGCTTACATATCAAAGGGAACTTCAAACTTGTTTGGATTTGGCTCATTTTTTTGTAATGGCAAGTCTAAAAAGAAACAGAGATGA
- the LOC141674106 gene encoding uncharacterized protein LOC141674106, which produces MVNKEEFECGRARVLHNFELPALKWGSRKVLRCMKVDDSEVPERGHRSIIGKRVSFNFSPADGKKPEFDFPATAERRRSAVEECEIMRPWNLRTRRARLDPEVCEIEKLKSNSNSNTKWVKGRGKESPVRSEGVRVRVDSPWCLRGGGEKREREKVKFSVSLSKEEIEEDFMLMTGCRVPRRPKKRAKNVQKQLDMLFPGLWLTEVNADMYKVPDLPETGKVIY; this is translated from the exons ATGGTGAATAAGGAGGAGTTTGAGTGTGGAAGAGCGAGAGTGTTGCATAATTTCGAGTTGCCGGCGTTGAAGTGGGGGTCTAGAAAGGTCCTGAGATGTATGAAAGttgatgatagtgaagttccgGAGAGAGGTCACCGGAGTATCATCGGAAAGAGAGTCAGTTTCAATTTCTCGCCGGCGGATGGGAAAAAACCGGAGTTTGATTTTCCAGCGACGGCGGAGCGGCGGCGGAGTGCGGTGGAGGAGTGTGAGATAATGAGGCCGTGGAATTTGAGGACGAGGAGGGCGAGGTTGGATCCGGAGGTGTGTGAGATTGAGAAATTGAAATCGAACTCGAACTCGAACACGAAATGGGTGAAAGGGAGAGGAAAGGAGTCGCCGGTGAGGAGTGAGGGGGTGAGAGTGAGAGTGGATTCGCCGTGGTGTTTGAGAGGAGGTggagagaagagagaaagagagaaagtgaaGTTTTCGGTTTCGCTTTCGAAAGAGGAGATTGAGGAGGATTTTATGCTGATGACTGGTTGTAGAGTGCCGCGGAGGCCGAAGAAACGGGCGAAGAATGTTCAGAAACAATTGGAT ATGCTGTTTCCTGGATTGTGGCTGACTGAAGTGAATGCTGATATGTACAAAGTTCCTGACCTTCCGGAGACTGGAAAGGTGATATATTGA
- the LOC141713906 gene encoding uncharacterized protein LOC141713906, producing MPFGLINVSATFQRMMDEIFKKQLVRNLEVYVDDMIVKSKTSNNHCFLISQRGIEADPSQIRAISEMKDPSSIKEVQHLTGCIAALRRFIPQASKKCSSFFKVIKEASRNKKLLWDDQCKESFEAIKAFLTSPPVLARALPRETLKVYISASDGSVASVLVKDVEEREAPVYYVSYTLKDAETRYPHVEKLVYALVVASRKLCHYFQGRMIKVMTNQPLKRILHKPDMTGRLAAWTVELSQFHIEYSPRNAVKSQVLSDFDVECQFDNPIIEESSFPQKAWVLYVDGSSTSSSGGAGVILISPEGFKIQQALKFSFPVTNNVAEYEALLAGLRLAIELEVKILEIFGDSQLIEKQLQGEFKAHDARMLTYLKLAMSLLEKVQSWTTKNICREDNQWADALSKLASSVVTMSEAIYVEERKFPSIDLDSPSSNMLKVNEISSIADWHQPLLEYILQNKLPQDKNKARSISYKVKNYCVLENKLYRRGLVDPLLLCIGPEDSRLSMVEVHTGICGDHLGGKNLALKIVRQGLFWPTMRSDCEKIVRKCKSCQLYGSVSHQPSVEIIPVTNPCPFFQWGIDIVGPFPKSKNQAQYIVVAVDYATKWVEARPLAKIREKEMIEFFDGIHCVQIWGTKNHCN from the exons ATGCCTTTTGGTTTAATCAATGTTAGTGCAACATTTCAGCGCATGATGGATGAAATATTTAAAAAACAATTGGTTCGAAACCTTGAGGTGTATGTCGATGATATGATAGTCAAATCAAAAACTTCAAATAATCATT GCTTTCTTATTTCCCAACGAGGGATCGAGGCCGACCCCTCACAGATCAGAGCAATATCTGAAATGAAAGATCCGTCGAGTATCAAAGAGGTTCAACATCTTACTGGTTGCATAGCGGCTCTTCGACGTTTCATACCACAAGCCTCCAAAAAATGCAGTTCTTTCTTTAAGGTTATCAAGGAAGCATCAAGAAACAAAAAGTTGCTTTGGGATGATCAATGTAAAGAAAGCTTTGAAGCTATAAAAGCATTTTTGACAAGTCCCCCAGTATTAGCAAGAGCATTGCCTCGTGAAACTTTGAAAGTTTACATCTCGGCCTCTGACGGGTCAGTAGCTTCTGTGTTGGTTAAAGATGTCGAGGAACGGGAGGCTCCAGTCTACTACGTCAGTTACACCCTGAAAGACGCTGAAACTCGTTACCCCCATGTTGAAAAATTAGTTTATGCTCTTGTGGTAGCAAGCAGAAAACTCTGTCACTACTTCCAAGGCCGTATGATAAAAGTCATGACTAATCAACCCCTGAAACGTATCTTACACAAGCCCGACATGACAGGGCGTCTCGCCGCTTGGACGGTCGAACTAAGCCAATTCCACATTGAATATTCACCCCGAAATGCAGTAAAATCTCAAGTCTTATCAGACTTTGATGTAGAATGCCAATTTGACAATCCTATAATTGAAGAGTCATCGTTTCCACAAAAGGCTTGGGTTCTTTATGTCGACGGctcatcaacatcatcatcaggGGGTGCAGGTGTCATTTTAATCAGTCCAGAAGGCTTCAAAATACAACAGGCCTTAAAATTCTCATTTCCAGTAACAAACAatgtagctgagtatgaggcttTGTTAGCAGGTTTACGACTGGCAATTGAGCTGGAGGTAAAGATTTTAGAGATATTTGGGGATTCACAGCTTATAGAAAAACAGTTACAGGGTGAGTTTAAAGCACACGACGCTCGAATGTTGACATATTTGAAACTGGCCATGTCTTTGTTGGAGAAAGTTCAGTCGTGGACAACCAAGAATATTTGCAGGGAGGACAACCAATGGGCCGACGCATTGTCTAAATTGGCCTCATCAGTTGTGACAATGTCTGAGGCAATTTACGTCGAGGAAAGAAAATTCCCCTCCATCGACCTAGACTCTCCATCCTCCAATATGTTGAAAGTCAATGAGATATCTTCTATAGCGGATTGGCATCAACCCCTTTTGGAATATATCTTGCAGAACAAGCTGCCACAAGATAAAAATAAAGCTAGATCCATATCTTACAAGGTAAAAAATTATTGTGTGCTAGAAAACAAGCTATACCGTCGGGGACTTGTAGACCCGTTACTTCTATGCATAGGCCCAGAAGACTCTCGTCTATCGATGGTTGAAGTCCATACTGGTATCTGTGGAGATCATTTAGGGGGTAAGAACCTAGCCCTCAAAATAGTGAGGCAGGGTCTTTTTTGGCCTACAATGCGAAGTGATTGTGAAAAAATTGTGCGGAAGTGTAAGTCATGTCAACTATACGGGTCGGTGTCCCATCAACCATCAGTAGAAATAATCCCAGTAACCAACCCATGCCCTTTCTTCCAGTGGGGCATAGACATCGTGGGACCCTTCCCAAAGTCTAAGAATCAAGCCCAATATATCGTCGTTGCCGTTGACTATGCAACAAAATGGGTCGAAGCCCGACCCTTAGCTAAGATTCGCGAGAAAGAAATGATCGAATTTTTTGATGGAATACATTGTGTTCAGATTTGGGGTACCAAGAATCATTGTAACTGA